One genomic region from Hoeflea algicola encodes:
- the odc2 gene encoding ornithine/lysine decarboxylase produces MTTARILDFIRTRRPDGPCLVVDLDVVRDNFQSFSKALPDSSIYYAVKANPAPEILRLLAGLGSNFDCASVTEIEMALKAGATSARISYGNTIKKERDIARAHALGVSLFAVDSHEEVEKIARAAPGARVFCRVLTDGEGAEWPLSRKFGCVPQMAVDVLVYAHQLGLNSHGVSFHVGSQMTKLDAWDAALGDARRVFDKLAQQGIHLKMVNMGGGFPTRYLKDIPTAQAYGQAILGSLRKHFGNQLPETIIEPGRGMVGNAGAIKAEVVLVSRKSDEDQVRWVYLDIGKFGGLAETMDEAIRYSIVTARDGDEMEPCVLAGPTCDSADVMYEKNPYPMPVSLTIGDEVLIEGTGAYTSTYSSVAFNGFEPLRSYVI; encoded by the coding sequence ATGACGACTGCACGCATTCTTGACTTCATTCGCACCCGACGTCCCGATGGTCCCTGCCTGGTGGTTGACCTTGACGTGGTGCGCGACAATTTCCAGTCCTTCAGCAAGGCGCTGCCCGACAGTTCGATCTATTATGCGGTCAAAGCCAATCCGGCGCCGGAAATCCTGCGGCTGCTGGCCGGCCTCGGCTCCAATTTTGATTGTGCCTCGGTGACCGAAATCGAAATGGCGCTGAAAGCCGGCGCCACCTCTGCCCGGATTTCCTATGGCAACACCATCAAGAAAGAGCGTGACATTGCCCGCGCCCATGCACTGGGCGTCTCGCTGTTTGCTGTCGACAGCCACGAAGAAGTTGAAAAGATCGCCCGCGCAGCGCCCGGCGCCCGGGTGTTCTGCCGGGTTCTGACCGATGGCGAAGGCGCCGAATGGCCGCTGTCGCGCAAGTTCGGCTGCGTGCCGCAGATGGCTGTCGATGTGCTGGTCTATGCGCATCAGCTGGGCCTCAACTCGCACGGCGTCTCGTTTCATGTCGGCTCGCAGATGACCAAGCTCGATGCCTGGGATGCAGCACTCGGCGATGCCCGCCGGGTGTTCGACAAGCTGGCCCAGCAGGGTATTCATCTCAAGATGGTCAACATGGGCGGCGGTTTCCCCACCCGCTATCTCAAGGATATTCCGACCGCGCAGGCATACGGCCAGGCGATCCTGGGTTCGCTGCGCAAGCATTTCGGCAACCAGCTTCCCGAAACCATCATCGAACCCGGCCGCGGCATGGTTGGCAACGCGGGTGCGATCAAGGCGGAAGTTGTGCTGGTTTCGCGCAAGTCCGACGAAGACCAGGTGCGGTGGGTGTATCTCGACATCGGCAAGTTCGGCGGTCTCGCCGAAACCATGGACGAGGCCATTCGCTACTCGATTGTCACGGCGCGTGACGGCGATGAGATGGAACCCTGCGTGCTGGCCGGCCCGACCTGCGATTCGGCCGATGTGATGTACGAGAAGAATCCCTATCCGATGCCGGTTTCGCTGACCATCGGAGATGAGGTGCTGATTGAGGGCACGGGTGCCTACACCAGCACCTATTCGTCGGTGGCTTTCAATGGGTTCGAACCCTTGCGATCCTATGTGATCTGA
- a CDS encoding LysR family transcriptional regulator — protein MDTLTRIRAFIDVVEAEGFSAAARKVGRSKALLSKYVRELEDDLGALLLNRTTRQFSLTEAGHIYFRTASDILREIDNLADLVREGSKDVRGRIKVSAPRTFADAAVGQSLIDFAVAHPEVTLEIISDDRFVDLVEEGYDVAIRITRLEDSGLIARKLAPFSLIPCASPEFLEKHGPITHPSQLAGIPGIIDTNGRFLNNWRFENSDGSALSVSVDGRLEVNSPLAAMRAAEAGLGVAVLPDFIFRERQAKGTLTPILDGYMSNDRGIYAIYPHRRYLPAKVRAFVDFLTQWFKNAA, from the coding sequence ATGGACACACTGACCCGGATCCGCGCCTTTATCGATGTGGTTGAAGCCGAGGGGTTCTCCGCCGCCGCGCGCAAGGTTGGCCGCTCCAAGGCACTCCTGTCGAAATATGTCCGCGAGCTTGAAGACGATCTTGGCGCCCTACTGCTCAACCGCACCACCCGGCAATTCTCGCTGACCGAAGCCGGCCATATCTATTTTCGCACCGCTTCCGACATTCTCAGAGAAATCGACAATCTTGCCGATCTGGTGCGCGAGGGCTCGAAAGACGTCCGCGGACGGATCAAGGTTTCCGCCCCGCGCACCTTTGCCGACGCTGCGGTCGGCCAGTCCCTGATCGATTTTGCCGTTGCCCATCCGGAAGTGACGTTGGAAATCATCTCCGACGACCGTTTCGTCGATCTGGTCGAGGAAGGCTACGATGTGGCGATCCGCATCACCCGGCTCGAGGATTCCGGGCTGATTGCCCGCAAGTTGGCACCGTTTTCACTGATCCCCTGCGCTTCACCGGAATTTCTCGAAAAGCACGGCCCGATCACCCACCCGTCGCAACTCGCCGGCATTCCCGGCATCATCGACACCAACGGCCGTTTTCTCAACAATTGGCGCTTTGAAAACAGCGATGGTTCGGCACTTTCCGTGTCGGTTGATGGCAGACTCGAGGTCAACAGCCCGCTCGCTGCCATGCGGGCAGCGGAGGCCGGGCTCGGCGTCGCCGTATTGCCAGATTTCATCTTCCGCGAACGCCAGGCCAAGGGAACACTGACTCCGATTCTCGATGGCTACATGTCCAATGACCGCGGCATCTACGCGATCTACCCGCACCGTCGCTATCTGCCGGCCAAGGTGCGCGCCTTTGTCGATTTCCTGACCCAATGGTTCAAAAACGCGGCATGA
- a CDS encoding GNAT family N-acetyltransferase produces the protein MTGHVCGFGKTGFAIENEIGTDRGTREAMLDRAMGPGRKRKSSEKLRRGMLPSSGLAFVARDSNGTLIGSVRLWDVAAGGRQLLLLGPLAVASEVAGRGIGSALMRHAIDRATELGHGAIMLVGDAAYYSRFGFSVEKTGGLIMPGPVERSRLLGCELLPGYLDEVAGLLVPNGRLAPAFVRRTRSARLMRVA, from the coding sequence GTGACTGGCCATGTGTGTGGGTTTGGCAAAACCGGATTTGCCATTGAAAATGAAATTGGAACCGATCGTGGGACCCGCGAGGCGATGCTTGACCGCGCCATGGGCCCGGGGCGCAAGCGCAAATCGTCGGAAAAGCTTCGCCGTGGCATGCTGCCGTCATCGGGTTTGGCCTTTGTCGCCCGTGACAGCAATGGCACGCTGATCGGCAGTGTCAGGCTGTGGGATGTGGCTGCGGGTGGTCGGCAACTGCTGCTGCTCGGTCCGCTGGCTGTGGCGTCGGAAGTCGCTGGGAGGGGCATCGGCTCGGCGTTGATGCGGCATGCGATCGACCGGGCGACAGAGCTTGGGCATGGCGCCATTATGCTGGTTGGCGATGCAGCCTATTACAGCCGCTTTGGATTTTCCGTCGAGAAAACTGGCGGGTTGATCATGCCGGGGCCGGTTGAGCGCTCGCGTCTGCTCGGCTGCGAGCTTTTGCCAGGATATCTTGACGAGGTAGCCGGTTTGCTGGTGCCGAATGGCCGGTTGGCACCGGCATTTGTGCGGCGCACCCGCTCTGCGCGGTTGATGCGGGTCGCTTGA
- a CDS encoding pyridoxal phosphate-dependent aminotransferase, which translates to MIQPVAAFDRIGEENAFAVLARATDLANQGRDILNLGIGQPDFKTPAHIVEAAIKALRDGHHGYTPANGLLATREAVCRRTLTMTGIEVSPDSVMIMPGGKPTMYAAIRMLGEPGVDILYPDPGFPIYRSMIEHVGARPVPVPMREENGFAFSAEETLALITPETRLLILNSPANPTGGVTPKSEIDKLVAGLADHPQVAILSDEIYDVMTYDGEHHTSLLTYPEIRDRLIVLNGWSKTWAMTGWRMGWSIWPDSLIGYARKLAVNCWSCVNAPSQFAGIAAIDGPQDAVTDMLEAFDRRRRLVTELLNALPGVSCVLPKGAFYAFPNIKNTGWMAKPLASALLEQAGVALIGGPDFGVLGEGYIRVSCANSDQNIEAAIARMGEFLENAKP; encoded by the coding sequence ATGATCCAGCCCGTCGCAGCCTTTGACCGCATAGGCGAAGAAAATGCCTTCGCCGTTCTCGCCCGCGCCACAGACCTCGCCAACCAGGGGCGTGACATCCTTAATCTCGGAATCGGCCAGCCGGATTTCAAAACCCCGGCGCACATTGTCGAGGCGGCGATCAAGGCGCTGCGCGACGGCCACCATGGCTATACACCCGCCAACGGCCTGCTTGCGACCCGCGAAGCGGTTTGCCGCCGAACGCTCACCATGACCGGCATCGAGGTTTCCCCCGACAGCGTCATGATCATGCCGGGCGGCAAGCCGACCATGTATGCCGCGATCCGCATGCTCGGAGAGCCGGGCGTCGATATCCTATATCCGGACCCCGGTTTTCCGATCTACCGCTCGATGATCGAGCATGTCGGCGCACGCCCAGTTCCGGTGCCTATGCGCGAGGAAAACGGCTTTGCCTTTTCGGCCGAGGAAACCCTGGCACTGATTACGCCTGAAACCCGGTTGCTGATCCTCAACTCACCGGCAAACCCGACCGGCGGCGTCACCCCGAAGAGCGAAATCGACAAGCTGGTAGCGGGCCTCGCCGACCATCCCCAGGTCGCCATCCTGTCCGACGAAATCTACGACGTGATGACTTATGACGGCGAGCACCACACCTCGCTGCTCACCTATCCCGAGATCCGCGACCGACTGATCGTGCTGAATGGCTGGTCCAAGACCTGGGCCATGACCGGCTGGCGCATGGGTTGGTCGATCTGGCCCGACAGCCTGATTGGTTATGCCCGCAAGCTCGCCGTCAATTGCTGGTCCTGCGTCAACGCGCCCTCGCAATTTGCAGGCATCGCCGCCATTGACGGCCCGCAGGATGCGGTGACCGATATGCTGGAAGCCTTTGATCGTCGCCGCAGGCTCGTCACCGAATTGCTCAACGCCTTGCCCGGGGTCTCCTGCGTCCTGCCCAAGGGTGCGTTCTACGCCTTCCCCAATATCAAGAACACAGGATGGATGGCCAAGCCGCTTGCCAGCGCACTGCTGGAACAGGCTGGCGTTGCGCTGATCGGCGGGCCGGATTTCGGCGTGCTCGGAGAAGGCTATATTCGCGTCTCCTGCGCCAATTCCGATCAGAACATCGAGGCAGCTATCGCGCGAATGGGAGAGTTTTTGGAGAATGCCAAGCCCTGA
- a CDS encoding helix-turn-helix domain-containing protein — protein MSIELTLAGFMDLILRGGTFGILLLVIIHLLRRPEFTALVGTGILFCATGVVEIFLNAPAVTEALAPTDYLVVPFQQLHYIAMWWFVLTLFDDRFRWQLKHFVPALVAIPLVAGLLIAPAQSRWMLDVALVVLNAVLLGLIIHKALSDRAGDLVNERRAFSLALAFSVPPFTLIVFVSNLVSVDGPLDAALCFLYAIVYFVFTLGFSYWLTHLKDELFQRVEDGASVSADRSTLSAADRLELERVVKAMDGGLYLEPGLTIGGLADILHIPEHRLRRLINGGLGYRNFAAFVNDYRINEAKRRLSDPGMAREQIIQHAFSLGYASLAPFNRAFRERVGVSPTEYREAALEGAAIN, from the coding sequence ATGTCAATTGAACTGACCCTTGCCGGCTTCATGGACCTGATCCTGCGTGGTGGAACGTTTGGCATTTTGCTGCTGGTGATCATCCACCTGCTGCGGCGGCCGGAATTTACCGCACTGGTCGGAACCGGCATCCTGTTCTGCGCCACCGGCGTGGTCGAGATTTTCCTCAATGCGCCGGCGGTCACGGAGGCGCTGGCGCCGACCGATTACCTGGTGGTGCCGTTTCAGCAGCTGCATTACATTGCCATGTGGTGGTTCGTACTGACGTTGTTCGACGACCGCTTCCGCTGGCAGCTGAAGCACTTTGTGCCGGCGCTTGTCGCCATCCCGCTGGTTGCCGGGTTGCTGATCGCACCCGCTCAATCGAGATGGATGCTGGATGTGGCGCTGGTGGTTCTCAATGCGGTGTTGTTGGGGCTGATAATCCACAAGGCGTTGAGCGACAGGGCCGGTGATCTGGTCAACGAGCGGCGCGCGTTCAGCCTTGCACTGGCTTTTTCAGTGCCTCCCTTCACCCTGATTGTGTTTGTCTCCAACCTGGTGAGCGTCGATGGACCGCTTGATGCCGCGCTGTGCTTCTTGTACGCGATTGTCTATTTCGTCTTTACGCTGGGGTTTTCCTACTGGCTCACGCATCTCAAGGATGAACTGTTCCAGCGGGTTGAGGACGGCGCGAGCGTGAGTGCAGACCGCAGCACCCTGTCGGCGGCCGACCGGCTGGAACTCGAGCGGGTTGTCAAGGCAATGGATGGCGGGCTCTATCTCGAGCCGGGTCTGACGATTGGCGGGCTCGCCGATATCCTGCATATTCCCGAGCATCGGCTTAGGCGGTTAATCAACGGTGGGCTCGGCTACAGGAATTTTGCTGCTTTCGTCAATGACTACCGCATCAACGAGGCCAAACGTCGGCTGTCCGATCCGGGTATGGCGCGCGAGCAGATCATCCAGCACGCCTTTAGTTTGGGGTATGCGTCGCTGGCGCCGTTTAATCGCGCCTTCCGCGAACGGGTCGGGGTCAGTCCGACCGAATACCGCGAGGCGGCGCTGGAAGGCGCCGCCATCAACTGA
- a CDS encoding GNAT family N-acetyltransferase produces the protein MKGLRGATLTDLAAIEVFQRAAYARTEAVIGVRAIPLEWDYRVIMEECEIWLDERDGALLGVLILRILEDRLFLESIATAEQVSGSGVGRALMETAFARARKLGLKRVELITNGRNPAAGWYRKLGFSVDQEEQQPDRKVLHMSVPVAGDPSSLVE, from the coding sequence ATGAAGGGGCTCAGGGGCGCGACGCTTACCGATTTGGCTGCCATCGAGGTTTTCCAGCGCGCGGCATATGCCCGCACTGAAGCGGTGATCGGCGTCCGGGCGATCCCGCTCGAATGGGATTATCGGGTGATCATGGAGGAATGTGAGATCTGGCTCGATGAGCGCGACGGTGCGCTTTTGGGCGTGCTGATTCTGCGCATTCTCGAAGACCGGCTTTTTCTCGAATCTATTGCCACTGCGGAACAGGTCTCCGGGTCCGGTGTTGGGCGGGCGCTGATGGAAACTGCTTTCGCGCGCGCCAGAAAACTTGGGCTTAAAAGGGTGGAATTGATTACCAATGGCCGCAATCCGGCGGCTGGCTGGTACAGGAAGCTGGGTTTTTCGGTTGACCAGGAAGAACAGCAGCCCGATAGGAAGGTGCTGCATATGTCCGTTCCGGTGGCAGGCGACCCGTCAAGCCTTGTGGAGTGA
- a CDS encoding nickel/cobalt transporter → MLTKPVSIGAKLAAIIALLLVASAAHAQSSLGIGTAEPSITPGGFGGPLIDWINTQQKAFYRALTGSLKAMRSDPWQVWGLIGLSFLYGIFHAAGPGHGKAVISSYMIANEVALRRGVLLSFLSSFLQALTAVIVVGLAYYVLRGASISMTQATWFMETASYGLIAAFGFWLLSRKLLSLRAAQSPAHAAAHHDHGHAHAQEHAEGRHHHHVHAEGEVCASCGHAHMPDPKLISGSSLSLREAWSAVIAVGLRPCSGALIVLTFSMLNGLWLAGVASAFAMAIGTAITVSALATLAVTAKGAAVRFAGASLGSHVGTIIEILGAVLVVVLGLLLLAASLQS, encoded by the coding sequence CTGTTGACAAAACCCGTTTCGATTGGCGCCAAGCTGGCTGCCATCATTGCGTTACTGCTTGTTGCCAGTGCAGCCCACGCCCAATCCTCGCTCGGCATCGGCACCGCTGAACCCTCGATCACGCCGGGCGGATTTGGCGGGCCGTTGATCGACTGGATCAATACCCAGCAAAAGGCGTTCTACCGCGCCCTGACCGGCTCTCTCAAAGCCATGCGAAGCGATCCCTGGCAGGTATGGGGGTTGATCGGCCTGTCTTTCCTGTATGGCATTTTTCATGCTGCCGGCCCCGGCCACGGCAAGGCGGTGATTTCGTCCTACATGATCGCCAATGAAGTGGCGCTGCGACGTGGGGTATTGCTGTCGTTCCTGTCGTCATTCCTGCAGGCGCTGACAGCGGTGATTGTCGTCGGGCTTGCCTATTACGTTCTGCGCGGCGCCTCTATTTCCATGACCCAGGCAACATGGTTCATGGAGACCGCGAGCTATGGCCTGATCGCCGCTTTCGGTTTTTGGCTGCTGAGCCGCAAGCTGCTGTCGCTACGCGCGGCGCAATCGCCCGCGCATGCTGCCGCACATCACGATCATGGACATGCCCATGCGCAGGAACATGCAGAAGGACGCCATCATCATCACGTCCACGCTGAGGGTGAAGTCTGCGCCAGTTGCGGTCACGCGCACATGCCCGACCCGAAACTGATCTCTGGCAGCAGCCTGAGTTTGCGCGAAGCCTGGAGCGCGGTAATTGCGGTCGGCCTCAGGCCCTGTTCAGGCGCGTTGATAGTGTTGACGTTCTCGATGCTCAACGGCCTGTGGTTGGCGGGCGTGGCCTCTGCTTTCGCCATGGCGATCGGCACCGCCATCACCGTCTCGGCACTGGCGACGCTTGCCGTCACCGCAAAGGGCGCGGCAGTCCGTTTTGCCGGCGCCTCGCTGGGCAGCCATGTTGGCACGATAATCGAAATTCTCGGTGCAGTCCTGGTGGTGGTGCTCGGTTTGTTGTTGCTCGCAGCCTCATTACAGAGCTGA
- a CDS encoding helix-turn-helix domain-containing protein → MTWLTRVQPLIALLLGPSASLGFLALTQERWQALQRPLAINAAVVVIAQLAILASDSVSADIFVLGFNIVYLVRISAFLRLDPDEFVHVPAQAIPVMRSALYATIALLGLMVVADFSIGAAILFAGDGQAMQMLSGAAGIMAAFCFAVALIVAPQVLRMPVSGVAHEQQQPTASEDDRWLLAALDAMLDETRLFSDNNLTLVRVARRMGVPARQISNAVNRCTEDNFSRYMNGFRIRHAQKLLRDTDLPITEIMLEAGFVSKSSFNGEFRRIAGLTPSQYRAQKPDV, encoded by the coding sequence ATGACATGGCTCACGCGTGTGCAACCGTTGATCGCCCTGCTTCTCGGCCCCTCTGCCTCTCTGGGATTTCTGGCGCTGACACAGGAGCGCTGGCAAGCCTTGCAAAGGCCATTGGCGATCAATGCTGCGGTGGTTGTCATTGCACAACTTGCGATATTGGCATCGGATTCGGTCTCCGCCGATATTTTCGTTCTTGGTTTCAACATCGTCTACTTGGTCCGGATCTCCGCATTCTTGCGCCTGGATCCGGATGAATTCGTCCATGTCCCGGCTCAGGCGATTCCGGTCATGCGTTCGGCCTTGTACGCAACAATCGCACTGCTGGGATTGATGGTCGTGGCGGATTTTTCGATAGGCGCGGCAATCCTCTTTGCCGGCGACGGCCAGGCGATGCAGATGCTGTCGGGTGCAGCAGGGATCATGGCCGCATTCTGCTTTGCCGTTGCACTGATCGTGGCGCCGCAAGTGTTGCGCATGCCGGTATCCGGAGTGGCCCACGAACAACAGCAGCCGACTGCGTCCGAAGACGACCGCTGGCTGCTTGCTGCTCTCGACGCAATGCTGGACGAAACCCGATTGTTCTCCGACAACAATCTGACACTGGTCCGGGTTGCGCGGCGGATGGGCGTTCCGGCACGGCAGATTTCAAATGCCGTCAACCGGTGCACCGAGGATAATTTCTCGCGCTACATGAACGGATTCCGGATCCGTCACGCCCAGAAGCTGCTGCGCGACACCGACCTTCCGATCACCGAAATCATGCTCGAAGCCGGCTTTGTCAGCAAATCCAGCTTCAATGGCGAGTTTCGCCGGATCGCGGGCCTGACTCCATCGCAGTATCGCGCCCAGAAACCAGACGTCTAG
- a CDS encoding GNAT family N-acetyltransferase, whose protein sequence is MHDLTNWKPRPAPKAFSVTGRFVMIEPFRRDLHETALWQALGGDGINDLLRYFPNGPYATPSEMGDWLEQKNHEAGWSTCVFRSRQTGEVVGMASYMRPDPANGVVEVGSVAHGPTMARTPMSTEAHYLLARHVFEDLDYRRYEWKCHNLNEASKVTANRLGFQYEGLFRQHIVAKGANRDTAWFSMIDGEWPVLAKAFEAWLDPSNFDEDGRQKRRLEEFRRTLV, encoded by the coding sequence ATGCACGATTTGACGAACTGGAAACCCCGTCCCGCGCCCAAGGCCTTTTCCGTGACAGGGCGCTTTGTGATGATCGAACCGTTCCGGCGCGATCTCCACGAAACCGCACTCTGGCAGGCGCTTGGTGGCGACGGGATCAACGATCTGCTGCGCTATTTTCCGAATGGGCCCTATGCGACGCCGTCGGAAATGGGCGACTGGCTTGAGCAGAAGAATCATGAGGCTGGCTGGAGTACTTGCGTGTTCCGCAGCCGGCAAACTGGTGAGGTGGTGGGCATGGCCAGCTATATGCGGCCCGATCCCGCCAATGGCGTCGTCGAGGTCGGTTCGGTCGCGCACGGGCCGACGATGGCGCGCACGCCGATGTCGACCGAGGCGCATTACCTGTTGGCGCGGCATGTGTTCGAGGATCTCGACTATCGACGCTACGAATGGAAGTGCCACAATCTCAACGAGGCTTCCAAGGTGACGGCAAACCGGCTCGGCTTCCAGTATGAGGGGCTGTTCCGGCAACACATAGTAGCCAAGGGCGCCAATCGCGACACGGCATGGTTCTCGATGATCGACGGCGAGTGGCCTGTGCTTGCAAAAGCGTTCGAGGCCTGGCTCGATCCGTCGAATTTTGATGAGGATGGGCGCCAGAAAAGGCGGCTCGAGGAATTTCGGAGGACGTTGGTATGA
- a CDS encoding DUF1007 family protein: MTKPIPLIGSGLAAIAALITPSIALAHPHVFAEARLEVETTADGYVSELRHVWRFDEVFSSSVMLDFDMDGNFELDAGELAKISELVTDSLSEFDYYTTLTVNGVDAAFTLPEAIKVAFQDGQLLMFFAEVPSDKLPLKGKIAIGVYDPTMYAALDFMNDADMAVTGSSAATCARAVIRPDPDEIIAQNQDSLTEAFYDTTTSNDLSKLLATRLELTC; this comes from the coding sequence ATGACCAAGCCAATTCCCCTGATAGGATCGGGCCTTGCCGCAATCGCTGCGCTGATAACCCCGTCAATCGCTTTGGCGCATCCCCACGTCTTCGCCGAAGCGCGGCTCGAGGTGGAGACCACTGCTGATGGCTATGTCAGCGAATTGCGCCATGTCTGGCGGTTCGACGAGGTGTTTTCGTCCAGTGTCATGCTCGATTTCGACATGGATGGGAATTTCGAACTCGACGCGGGAGAACTTGCCAAAATCAGCGAGTTGGTGACCGATTCGCTATCCGAATTCGACTATTACACCACCCTCACCGTCAACGGCGTCGACGCGGCATTCACGCTCCCTGAAGCGATCAAGGTTGCGTTCCAGGACGGCCAACTGCTGATGTTCTTCGCCGAGGTGCCCTCTGACAAACTGCCGCTGAAGGGCAAGATCGCCATCGGGGTCTATGATCCGACGATGTATGCTGCGCTTGATTTCATGAACGATGCAGACATGGCGGTAACCGGCAGTTCGGCAGCCACCTGCGCCCGTGCTGTGATCCGTCCGGATCCCGACGAGATCATCGCTCAAAACCAGGATTCCCTGACCGAAGCCTTCTACGACACCACCACCAGCAATGACCTATCGAAACTGCTGGCAACGCGGCTGGAGTTGACCTGTTGA
- a CDS encoding GMC family oxidoreductase, protein MANDISADILIIGTGVAGAITGAKLAAKGLSVAFLESGKRIDRFSAVEKFWTAAIKVPESAYPNDPTAEHPLSHRIEDFYQQMGPELFRSTYIKVVGGTTWHWLGTTLRNVPADFKLKSLYGRGVDWPIDYDDLEPFYQAAENEIGVAGDATDDLGSPRSGDYPMPLIPMTYLDKQFAAALDGSPYQVRPTPQGRNSVFHADRPECCGNNSCIPICPIQAKYDATVHVAMAEEAGAKVYDETTATRLNLGADREIESVEFRRADGSTGTAAGKVVILAAHAIETPRLLLNSAQEGAPDGVANSSGQVGRSLMDHPSRLSWAEAPEPVWPYRGPLSTSGIENLRDGDFRKQRGAFRIEIGNDGHSWPTGAPATTAADLARQGLRGDELDAAIKDATSRQIRLASLVEQTPDADNRVTLDPDKRDANGIPLPRIHYDFDAYTRDGLKAAEKAHDEVFAAMGAKNIKHSPDIQGSGHIIGTVRMGADANSAVVDADLRSFDHRNLFLLGSGTFPTSATANPTLTIAALSLRAVDAIAASVK, encoded by the coding sequence ATGGCCAATGACATTTCAGCAGATATTCTCATCATAGGAACCGGCGTTGCTGGCGCGATCACCGGGGCCAAACTCGCCGCAAAAGGCTTGAGTGTCGCATTTCTCGAATCCGGCAAGCGGATTGACCGGTTTTCAGCCGTCGAAAAATTCTGGACCGCTGCCATCAAGGTACCGGAATCGGCCTATCCCAACGACCCCACAGCCGAGCACCCACTGTCACACCGGATCGAGGATTTCTACCAGCAGATGGGCCCCGAGCTGTTTCGCTCGACCTATATCAAGGTCGTTGGCGGCACCACGTGGCACTGGTTGGGGACGACCTTGCGCAACGTGCCGGCCGATTTCAAGCTCAAGTCGCTCTATGGCCGCGGCGTCGACTGGCCGATCGATTATGATGACCTCGAGCCATTTTACCAGGCGGCAGAAAATGAGATCGGCGTTGCCGGCGACGCCACCGATGATCTCGGCTCACCGCGATCAGGCGATTACCCGATGCCGCTGATCCCGATGACCTATCTCGACAAGCAATTTGCTGCCGCGCTCGACGGCTCGCCCTACCAGGTTCGTCCAACCCCGCAGGGCCGCAACTCCGTCTTTCACGCCGACCGGCCCGAATGTTGCGGCAACAATTCCTGCATTCCGATCTGCCCGATCCAGGCCAAATACGATGCCACCGTGCATGTGGCCATGGCAGAGGAAGCAGGTGCCAAGGTCTATGACGAGACAACGGCCACACGTCTCAATCTCGGAGCCGACCGGGAAATTGAATCCGTCGAATTCCGGCGCGCCGATGGCAGCACAGGCACCGCGGCAGGCAAGGTCGTGATCCTTGCCGCCCACGCCATAGAGACGCCGAGGCTACTGCTCAATTCCGCTCAGGAGGGCGCTCCCGATGGCGTTGCCAACAGCTCCGGCCAGGTAGGACGCAGCCTGATGGACCATCCCAGTCGCCTGAGCTGGGCCGAAGCACCTGAACCGGTGTGGCCCTATCGCGGCCCGCTCTCAACCTCGGGCATCGAAAACCTGCGTGATGGCGATTTCCGCAAGCAGCGCGGCGCATTCCGCATCGAAATTGGCAATGACGGCCATAGCTGGCCCACCGGCGCACCGGCCACGACGGCTGCGGACCTCGCGCGTCAGGGATTGCGTGGCGACGAGCTCGATGCAGCCATCAAGGATGCCACCTCGCGCCAGATCCGGCTCGCCTCGCTTGTCGAACAGACCCCCGACGCCGACAACCGCGTGACGCTCGACCCCGACAAGCGCGACGCCAACGGTATCCCGCTGCCGCGCATCCACTATGATTTTGACGCCTACACGCGGGACGGTCTGAAAGCTGCGGAAAAGGCACACGACGAAGTCTTTGCCGCCATGGGTGCCAAAAACATCAAGCATTCACCTGATATCCAGGGTTCGGGTCATATCATCGGCACCGTGCGCATGGGCGCCGACGCCAACAGTGCAGTTGTCGATGCCGATCTGCGCAGTTTCGATCACCGCAACCTGTTCTTGCTGGGTTCGGGGACATTCCCCACATCGGCAACGGCCAACCCGACCTTGACCATCGCGGCACTCTCCTTGCGAGCCGTCGATGCCATTGCCGCGTCAGTCAAGTAA